Part of the Vibrio ishigakensis genome, AAAAGCCTCAATATGACCATTTTCAAACTGTCCCGGCGGCAAAGAGATGTTGTGCAGTACCAGCAAGGAGACATCATTTGGGTCATCTCTTTCATCGCAAAACGGTGATAACACCACTTTTGATTTTGGATACCAGATATCTTCCATGATTTGCCTGCTAATTTGCTGATCCAGATTGGTATTATATTCAAAGCAAGAGTATCATTCAGCACAATTCCCAAATAGATAAACTATCAAGCCTGTGACTATGAAAAACACTCACGACAGCGAAGCTAGACTCGCCTATCTAAAACAGCAACTTCCAGTAGAAGTGACTCGTGCGGTTACCGATACACTAAAAGAAGATCTAGGCGGAACGCTAGACGCATCAGCGGATATCACTGCAAGCCTAATTGCAGCAGATACCCAGGGCGTAGCAACCATCATTACTCGTGAACACGGCGTGTTCTGCGGTCAGATGTGGGCTGATGAAGTGTTCAAACAGCTTGGTAGTGAAGTAGCTATCGAATGGCACGTAGCTGACGGCGATACAGTAGAGCCAAACCAGACTCTATGTACCCTGAGCGGTCCTGCTCGCACCCTGTTAACAGGTGAGCGCAACGCGATGAACTTTATCCAGACTCTATCTGGCTGTGCGACCGTCGTTGCCGAGTATGCTAAGGCCATCGAAGGCACTGGCTGTCGTCTACTAGACACACGTAAAACCATCCCTGGCCTGCGCAGCGCTCTTAAATATGCTGTAGCCTGTGGCGGTGGTTACAACCACAGAATCGGCGTATTCGATGCGTACCTTATTAAAGAGAACCACATCATTGCCTGTGGCGGTATCGAGCAAGCTATCTCAACAGCGAAAGAGCTAAATCCTGGTAAACCTGTTGAAGTTGAGACAGAGAGCCTTGAAGAGCTGAAACAAGCTATCGAGGCAGGCGCAGACATCATTATGCTAGATAACTTTACCCTAGACATGATGCGTGAAGCCGTTGAGATCAACCAAGGCCGCGCTGTGCTAGAAAACTCAGGTAACGTGACCCTAGAGACCATCCGCCCTATGGCTGAAACTGGTGTGGACTTTATCTCTGTAGGTGCACTGACTAAGCACCTTAAGGCAATGGACCTGTCTATGCGCTTCAAGTAAGGCGCTTTAAACCCTATCTAAGGTCAGCAGATGCTGGCCTTTTTTGTATCTGAGCATT contains:
- the nadC gene encoding carboxylating nicotinate-nucleotide diphosphorylase; this translates as MKNTHDSEARLAYLKQQLPVEVTRAVTDTLKEDLGGTLDASADITASLIAADTQGVATIITREHGVFCGQMWADEVFKQLGSEVAIEWHVADGDTVEPNQTLCTLSGPARTLLTGERNAMNFIQTLSGCATVVAEYAKAIEGTGCRLLDTRKTIPGLRSALKYAVACGGGYNHRIGVFDAYLIKENHIIACGGIEQAISTAKELNPGKPVEVETESLEELKQAIEAGADIIMLDNFTLDMMREAVEINQGRAVLENSGNVTLETIRPMAETGVDFISVGALTKHLKAMDLSMRFK